In one Vulgatibacter incomptus genomic region, the following are encoded:
- a CDS encoding prolyl oligopeptidase family serine peptidase: protein MRGGSELGESWHDAGRLANKHQVFRDFEYAMRHLIRVGYTRPARLAITGGSNGGLLMGAMMTQAPELFRVAVGKVGLYDMIRFQMFPPAELWVDEYGSSESPEQVGYLLGYSPYHQVIPGVSYPAFLGLTAKADTRVSWIHTAKFVAALQGATAGSEPVLFHIEQKAGHGQGKGRSDRVKEDVMMFRFIESRLGVGSPAVKNAAQR from the coding sequence ATCCGCGGCGGCTCGGAGCTCGGCGAGTCGTGGCACGACGCGGGCCGGCTGGCGAACAAGCACCAGGTCTTCCGCGACTTCGAGTACGCGATGCGGCACCTCATCCGCGTCGGCTACACCCGCCCCGCGCGCCTCGCGATCACGGGCGGCTCGAACGGCGGCCTGCTCATGGGCGCGATGATGACCCAGGCCCCGGAGCTCTTCCGGGTCGCGGTCGGGAAGGTGGGCCTCTACGACATGATCCGCTTCCAGATGTTCCCGCCCGCGGAGCTCTGGGTGGACGAGTACGGTTCGTCGGAGAGCCCGGAGCAGGTCGGCTATTTGCTCGGATACTCCCCGTATCATCAGGTGATTCCGGGGGTGTCCTATCCCGCGTTCCTGGGCCTGACCGCCAAGGCGGACACCCGCGTCTCCTGGATCCACACGGCGAAGTTCGTGGCGGCCCTGCAGGGCGCGACCGCAGGGTCGGAGCCCGTCCTCTTCCACATCGAGCAGAAGGCCGGCCATGGCCAGGGCAAGGGCCGCTCGGATCGCGTGAAGGAGGACGTGATGATGTTCCGCTTCATCGAGTCCCGGCTCGGGGTCGGGAGCCCGGCGGTGAAGAACGCCGCGCAGCGGTAG
- a CDS encoding amidohydrolase family protein, whose protein sequence is MIAVGCGYHAAMCRVHHLLPLVLLTFGCAATHQPVLVTPPDTHHEAPPTLIRNVRVFTGLEDDLTEPVDVLLARGRVARVAHPGKLVPPEGTEVVDAEGLTLMPGLVDMNVRLGASDDTPPWAGAIRDPKLQAEALLYSGITTVVAVGHDADIEALQKEIADGRVAGPRMFRSSHSIVGTASLEPGPFGRFFRPRSARIASTPKDAARAARRDLEYLRSDFVKVDFGGEPGLSRKALEAVVAEARMYERSVYVDAQRPEDAAEAAEAGATLLLHTPWTSRLTNEQADAIALSGAPVVTTARLWAAMGERMSGTPSASPLEGEVLRTGTGAPGAGGAAAAGPLEDTKELASSYDATTRENLAVLRELGVPLLAGSGSGLPGLVHGAALHQELQALVALGFPPAEVLKMATSYPVRILAPRAAFGVIGLGAYADLLLVDGNPVEDISAVGRIVAVWQAGRKIDRRIPAAPVEAH, encoded by the coding sequence ATGATCGCGGTGGGATGTGGCTATCATGCCGCCATGTGCCGCGTGCATCACCTGCTCCCCCTCGTCCTTCTCACCTTCGGTTGCGCTGCGACGCACCAGCCCGTCCTGGTCACCCCTCCGGACACCCACCACGAGGCGCCGCCCACGCTCATCCGGAACGTGCGCGTGTTCACGGGCCTCGAAGACGACCTCACCGAGCCGGTGGACGTGCTCCTCGCCCGCGGGCGCGTCGCGAGGGTGGCCCATCCGGGCAAACTCGTTCCCCCCGAAGGCACCGAGGTGGTCGACGCCGAGGGGCTCACGCTCATGCCCGGGCTCGTGGACATGAACGTCCGCCTGGGTGCGAGCGACGACACCCCGCCTTGGGCCGGCGCCATTCGCGACCCCAAGCTCCAGGCGGAGGCGCTCCTGTACAGCGGGATCACCACTGTGGTCGCGGTCGGGCATGACGCCGACATCGAGGCGCTGCAGAAGGAGATCGCCGACGGCCGGGTGGCCGGTCCCCGGATGTTCCGCTCCTCGCACTCGATCGTGGGCACGGCCTCGCTGGAGCCAGGCCCGTTCGGTCGCTTCTTCCGACCGCGTTCGGCGCGGATCGCCTCGACGCCGAAGGACGCCGCAAGGGCCGCGCGCCGCGACCTCGAGTACCTCCGCTCCGACTTCGTGAAGGTCGATTTCGGCGGCGAGCCCGGGCTCTCGCGAAAGGCGCTGGAGGCCGTGGTCGCCGAGGCGCGGATGTACGAGCGCTCGGTCTACGTGGACGCCCAGCGGCCCGAGGACGCGGCGGAGGCCGCCGAGGCCGGCGCGACCCTGCTGCTGCACACGCCCTGGACGAGCCGGCTCACCAACGAGCAGGCCGACGCCATCGCGCTCTCGGGAGCGCCCGTGGTCACCACCGCGCGGCTCTGGGCGGCGATGGGCGAGCGCATGTCCGGCACGCCCTCCGCGAGCCCGCTCGAGGGCGAGGTCCTCCGGACGGGCACGGGCGCTCCTGGCGCCGGTGGTGCGGCCGCCGCCGGCCCCCTCGAGGATACCAAGGAGCTCGCGTCCTCGTACGACGCGACCACCCGGGAGAACCTCGCCGTCCTGCGCGAGCTCGGCGTCCCGCTGCTCGCCGGATCCGGATCGGGGCTTCCGGGTCTCGTCCACGGCGCCGCCCTCCACCAGGAGCTCCAGGCGCTGGTCGCCCTCGGCTTTCCGCCGGCGGAGGTGCTGAAGATGGCGACCTCCTACCCCGTGCGGATCCTCGCGCCGCGGGCCGCCTTCGGCGTGATCGGGCTCGGCGCCTACGCCGACCTCCTCCTCGTGGACGGCAACCCCGTGGAGGACATCTCGGCCGTCGGGCGGATCGTCGCGGTCTGGCAGGCGGGCCGCAAGATCGACCGCCGCATCCCAGCGGCCCCCGTCGAAGCGCACTGA
- a CDS encoding agmatinase family protein produces the protein MAHFDPDQAAAPGSGVFGLPFTEDESAVVLVPVPFEATTSYGAGAADGPEAIREASAQVDLFDVEIGRPYEPGIFMLDEDPEIRAWNDEAKALAAPVIEAGGAGDDAELQANLDRVNERSALVNEWVYEKCASLLAAGKIPCVIGGDHAVPFGAIRAYAERFPGLGILHLDAHADLRDAYEGFTWSHASIFHNVMERIPGVSKLVQVGIRDLGRAEHEYIRNSGGRVVTHFDQVLCDERFGGATWSAQVSRIVADLPQHVYLSFDIDGLDPTLCPHTGTPVPGGLSFQQVCALVAGVARSGRTIVGLDLCEVAPGPDDDHWDGNVGARLLYKMIGWMLRSHKRIEAP, from the coding sequence ATGGCGCACTTCGATCCCGATCAGGCGGCAGCTCCCGGCAGCGGCGTCTTCGGACTCCCCTTCACCGAAGACGAGTCGGCGGTCGTCCTCGTCCCCGTTCCCTTCGAGGCCACCACCTCCTACGGCGCGGGCGCCGCCGACGGCCCCGAAGCGATCCGCGAGGCCTCCGCGCAGGTGGACCTCTTCGACGTCGAGATCGGCAGGCCCTACGAGCCCGGCATCTTCATGCTCGACGAGGATCCGGAGATCCGCGCCTGGAACGACGAGGCGAAGGCCCTCGCCGCGCCGGTGATCGAGGCGGGCGGCGCTGGAGACGATGCCGAGCTCCAGGCGAACCTCGACCGCGTGAACGAGCGCAGCGCCCTCGTGAACGAGTGGGTGTACGAGAAGTGCGCGTCGCTCCTCGCCGCGGGCAAGATCCCCTGCGTGATCGGCGGCGACCACGCCGTGCCCTTCGGCGCGATCCGCGCGTATGCCGAGCGCTTCCCGGGGCTGGGGATCCTGCACCTCGACGCCCACGCCGATCTACGCGACGCCTACGAGGGCTTCACCTGGAGCCACGCGTCGATCTTCCACAACGTGATGGAGCGGATCCCCGGCGTGTCGAAGCTCGTCCAGGTCGGCATCCGCGACCTGGGACGCGCCGAGCACGAGTACATCCGCAACAGCGGCGGCCGCGTGGTCACACACTTCGATCAGGTGCTCTGCGACGAGCGCTTCGGCGGCGCGACCTGGAGCGCGCAGGTGTCGCGGATCGTCGCCGACCTGCCGCAGCACGTCTACCTGTCCTTCGACATCGACGGCCTCGATCCCACCCTCTGCCCGCACACCGGCACGCCGGTGCCCGGCGGCCTCTCGTTCCAGCAGGTCTGCGCGCTCGTGGCCGGCGTGGCCCGGAGCGGCCGCACCATCGTCGGCCTCGATCTCTGCGAGGTCGCCCCCGGCCCCGACGACGACCACTGGGACGGCAACGTCGGCGCCCGGCTGCTCTACAAGATGATCGGCTGGATGCTCCGCTCGCACAAGCGGATCGAGGCGCCCTGA
- a CDS encoding superoxide dismutase yields MGDDRELDSMDVKNPERRRLLGLMAGTAIAAPVLGLGAIASAEKAAPPPAGAGKNAPPPAAAPGTMGQKEYTLPPLPYAYEALDGYLSAEILHLHHDVHHAAYVKGLNTAAAGLADARKKGDFAQIKALERAMEFNGSGHVLHSLYWNSMSPQGGGQPTGVLKTAIEASFGSVDAFRGQFAAAAKAAEASAWGVLAYEPLGDRLVVVAAENHQNMGFQGVQPLLCCDVWEHAYYLRYKADRASYVDRFFDVINWGSAEQRLRAVRPA; encoded by the coding sequence ATGGGCGACGATCGCGAGCTGGATTCCATGGACGTGAAGAACCCGGAGCGCAGGAGGCTCCTCGGGCTGATGGCGGGCACGGCCATCGCTGCGCCGGTCCTCGGGCTCGGGGCCATCGCCTCCGCGGAGAAGGCCGCGCCCCCGCCGGCCGGCGCCGGGAAGAACGCTCCGCCTCCCGCGGCGGCGCCCGGCACCATGGGCCAGAAGGAGTACACGCTCCCGCCGCTCCCCTACGCCTATGAGGCCCTCGACGGCTACCTGAGCGCGGAGATCCTCCACCTCCACCACGACGTCCACCACGCGGCCTACGTGAAGGGGCTCAACACCGCCGCAGCGGGCCTGGCCGACGCGCGCAAGAAGGGCGACTTCGCCCAGATCAAGGCGCTCGAGCGGGCGATGGAGTTCAACGGGAGCGGACATGTCCTCCACTCGCTCTACTGGAACTCGATGAGCCCCCAGGGCGGCGGGCAGCCGACGGGCGTGCTCAAGACCGCCATCGAGGCCAGCTTCGGGAGCGTGGACGCCTTCCGCGGACAGTTCGCCGCCGCCGCGAAGGCCGCCGAGGCGAGCGCGTGGGGCGTCCTCGCCTACGAGCCCCTCGGCGATCGACTCGTCGTCGTCGCCGCCGAGAACCACCAGAACATGGGCTTCCAGGGCGTGCAGCCTCTCCTCTGCTGCGACGTCTGGGAACACGCCTACTACCTTCGGTACAAGGCCGACCGCGCCTCCTACGTGGATCGCTTCTTCGACGTGATCAACTGGGGCTCCGCCGAGCAGCGCCTGCGCGCCGTGCGGCCCGCCTGA
- a CDS encoding DNA-3-methyladenine glycosylase family protein, with protein sequence MSPVEGERLEVAAPFHMEATVRMLQRRAEDLVDRWEDERWLRLHPTEDGPILAEVENRGTLDRPELVLRAVVGEPSPAVWKRLVGVTRGTLGLGVDPSGFEAEAIEVQGLRDLVIALRGMRPTRFVSLFESFGRVVPYQQLSLEAGLSLSNHLVEHFGESVEWRGTRYYAYPAAEAVAGTTVEKMRELGFSHAKGRALIEVAERIVSRELSLDELEALPTEDVYERLLELRGVGPWTAWLVLLRGLGRLDAFPSGDVGANRGLARLVGEPAEGFAADSFAERFGDQRGLLYFYTLGAYLLRQGLITPAPPLETETAGAGAPG encoded by the coding sequence GTGAGCCCTGTCGAAGGCGAGAGGCTGGAGGTCGCGGCGCCCTTTCACATGGAGGCGACTGTCCGGATGCTCCAGCGCCGCGCCGAGGATCTCGTGGATCGCTGGGAGGACGAGCGGTGGCTGCGGCTCCACCCGACGGAGGACGGGCCGATCCTCGCGGAGGTGGAGAACCGCGGCACTCTCGACCGCCCCGAACTCGTCCTTCGGGCGGTGGTCGGCGAGCCCTCGCCCGCCGTCTGGAAGCGTCTCGTGGGCGTGACGCGCGGGACTCTGGGCCTGGGGGTCGATCCCTCCGGCTTCGAGGCCGAGGCGATCGAGGTGCAGGGCCTGCGGGACCTGGTGATCGCGCTCCGCGGCATGCGCCCGACTCGCTTCGTCTCGCTCTTCGAGAGCTTCGGCCGCGTGGTGCCGTATCAGCAGCTCAGCTTGGAGGCCGGGCTCTCGCTGTCGAACCATCTGGTGGAACACTTCGGCGAATCAGTCGAATGGCGCGGCACCCGCTACTACGCCTATCCCGCGGCCGAGGCCGTGGCGGGCACCACCGTGGAGAAGATGCGGGAGCTGGGTTTCAGCCACGCCAAGGGCCGCGCGCTGATCGAGGTGGCGGAGCGGATCGTGAGCCGGGAGCTCTCTCTCGACGAGCTCGAGGCGCTCCCCACCGAAGACGTGTACGAGCGCCTCCTCGAGCTGCGCGGCGTGGGCCCCTGGACCGCGTGGCTGGTCCTGCTCCGCGGCCTGGGCCGGCTGGATGCCTTTCCCTCCGGCGACGTCGGCGCGAACCGCGGCCTCGCCCGCCTCGTTGGCGAGCCGGCCGAGGGCTTTGCCGCGGATTCCTTCGCCGAGCGCTTCGGCGACCAGCGAGGGCTCCTCTACTTCTACACACTGGGCGCCTATCTCCTCCGGCAGGGGCTCATCACCCCGGCGCCGCCGCTCGAGACGGAGACGGCCGGGGCGGGCGCACCGGGGTGA
- a CDS encoding alpha/beta fold hydrolase has product MLATMRLGEGPRNIVLVHGFMGSGRNLAGLARRWMAEDPSLSFLLPDLPGHGTSPPLAEGADLSTLARAVLDTARASGIDGPLEIVGHSLGAGSVSPLPSSSRGASVRSPSWTSRRARSRPGPRAPRY; this is encoded by the coding sequence ATGCTCGCAACCATGCGTCTGGGGGAAGGCCCCAGGAACATCGTCCTCGTCCACGGCTTCATGGGCTCCGGCCGCAACCTCGCCGGCCTCGCGCGGCGGTGGATGGCGGAGGATCCCTCGCTCTCGTTCCTGCTTCCGGATCTGCCGGGCCACGGGACGTCGCCCCCGCTCGCCGAAGGCGCGGACCTCTCCACCCTCGCCCGCGCCGTCCTCGACACGGCCCGGGCGAGCGGAATCGATGGTCCTCTCGAGATCGTGGGGCATTCGCTGGGGGCCGGGTCGGTCTCGCCGCTTCCCTCCTCGAGCCGGGGAGCGTCGGTACGATCGCCCTCCTGGACATCGCGCCGGGCCCGATCGCGCCCGGGACCTCGAGCGCCTCGGTACTGA
- a CDS encoding alpha/beta fold hydrolase, whose protein sequence is MRNALLETGLSPSLADWLLMNLIHTDDGYRWRFDRFALDRLHKRVNAADLWPAVEAEDAPRLRCIRGADSTYVTDEDLRRMEAAGCPVDTLQDAGHFVHVDQLEALVAALATRPPGWT, encoded by the coding sequence ATGCGCAACGCTCTCCTCGAGACCGGCCTCTCGCCGTCGCTCGCGGACTGGCTGCTCATGAACCTCATCCACACCGACGACGGCTACCGCTGGCGCTTCGATCGATTCGCGCTCGACCGGCTGCACAAGCGGGTGAACGCGGCCGACCTCTGGCCCGCGGTGGAGGCGGAGGACGCCCCGAGGCTCCGCTGCATCCGCGGCGCGGATTCCACCTACGTCACGGACGAGGACTTGCGGCGGATGGAGGCGGCGGGATGCCCGGTCGACACCCTCCAGGACGCCGGCCACTTCGTCCACGTGGATCAGCTCGAGGCGCTGGTCGCCGCGCTCGCAACCCGTCCGCCCGGCTGGACGTGA
- a CDS encoding 2Fe-2S iron-sulfur cluster-binding protein — protein sequence MAKARRAGIRIGYPCRGEGVCGRCSVEILSGSERLAPPTDEERELLERERCSPRSRISCLATIADKGPVILAVGGGRYTVDL from the coding sequence TTGGCCAAGGCGCGCCGAGCCGGGATCCGGATCGGCTACCCCTGCCGCGGAGAAGGCGTCTGCGGGAGGTGCTCGGTGGAGATCCTCTCGGGTTCGGAGCGGCTGGCGCCACCGACCGACGAGGAGCGCGAGCTCCTGGAGCGCGAGCGCTGCTCGCCTCGATCCCGAATCTCCTGCCTCGCGACGATCGCCGACAAGGGCCCGGTGATCCTCGCCGTGGGCGGAGGCCGCTACACGGTCGACCTGTAG
- a CDS encoding DUF488 family protein: MPSNDTDWSGLEVYTIGHSTRSQDELVELLDSAGVTLLADVRSYPRSRHNPQFNRDVLEELLPSMGIRYIHLASLGGRRKGLGDESPNDAWRSLAFRGFADYMLDPGFEEGLEELHELASRARVAIMCAEAVPWRCHRSLVSDALVVRGARVFHIVGDERVLPHELTSFARVDGDRITYPSEEDEDAGRHAGAEASV, from the coding sequence ATGCCCTCGAACGACACAGACTGGAGCGGCCTCGAGGTCTACACGATCGGCCACTCCACCCGCTCGCAGGACGAGCTCGTCGAGCTCCTGGATTCCGCTGGAGTTACCCTCCTGGCGGACGTGCGCAGCTACCCCCGCTCGCGGCACAACCCCCAGTTCAACCGCGACGTGCTCGAGGAGCTCCTCCCGTCGATGGGGATTCGATACATCCACCTGGCGTCTCTCGGCGGACGCAGGAAAGGGCTCGGCGACGAGTCGCCCAATGACGCGTGGAGGAGCTTGGCCTTTCGCGGGTTCGCCGACTACATGCTCGACCCGGGCTTCGAGGAGGGTCTCGAGGAGCTCCACGAGCTGGCGAGCCGCGCACGCGTCGCCATCATGTGCGCCGAGGCGGTGCCCTGGAGATGCCACCGCTCCCTCGTCTCGGACGCGCTGGTGGTTCGCGGCGCGAGGGTCTTCCACATCGTGGGCGACGAGCGGGTCTTGCCGCACGAGCTCACGTCGTTCGCCCGCGTGGACGGCGACCGAATCACGTATCCGTCGGAAGAAGACGAAGATGCCGGCCGACACGCCGGCGCGGAGGCATCGGTGTGA
- a CDS encoding dicarboxylate/amino acid:cation symporter gives MNQLSSESKGASRVPAWLLPALMLTGALLGMLIGALAGARWDDPAWALPVALVRLPGTIFLSLLKALIVPLVVTSIVTGVTKMGDLRKVGRIAGYTGAYFILSTFLAVFTGIVLVNVFLPGHRGSIAPAAASLPAAVTSGQGTIGAVSELIQGMFPANLAGAAVDGNILGLIIFSLLFGTMLSFDAERSRPLVDVLEAANEALLRLVHLVLWLAPLGVLGLVADRIGKAGGGAAVWSDLTRLAWYGGTVVLGLVIHSVITLPLILRIFAGRSPTRFAAGMTDSLVTAVGTGSSAATMPVTMRCLVENNGISRRAADFVIPLGTTINMNGTALYEAVAAIFIAQSLGIELSLIQQVIVLFTATLAAVGAAAIPEAGLVTMVLVLGAVGLPAEGIGLILAIDWILDRFRTGVNVWGDAIGAGLVDKRLATWGAAATSPEPAGPTT, from the coding sequence ATGAACCAGCTCTCATCCGAATCGAAGGGCGCGTCCCGCGTCCCCGCCTGGCTCCTGCCTGCGTTGATGTTGACCGGCGCGCTGCTGGGCATGCTCATCGGCGCTCTCGCCGGCGCGCGCTGGGACGATCCCGCGTGGGCGCTCCCGGTCGCCCTGGTCCGCCTGCCCGGGACGATCTTCCTCTCGCTGCTCAAGGCGCTGATCGTCCCGCTCGTCGTGACCAGCATCGTGACCGGCGTGACGAAGATGGGCGACCTGCGCAAGGTCGGCCGGATCGCGGGCTACACCGGCGCCTACTTCATCCTCTCCACCTTCCTCGCGGTCTTCACCGGGATCGTTCTCGTGAACGTCTTCCTCCCGGGCCATCGGGGCTCGATCGCGCCAGCGGCGGCGAGTCTGCCGGCTGCCGTCACGAGCGGGCAGGGGACGATCGGCGCAGTGAGCGAGCTCATCCAGGGGATGTTCCCCGCGAACCTCGCCGGCGCGGCGGTGGACGGGAACATCCTCGGCCTCATCATCTTCAGCCTGCTCTTCGGCACGATGCTCTCCTTCGACGCCGAGCGCTCGCGCCCGCTCGTGGACGTCCTGGAGGCGGCGAACGAAGCGCTGCTGCGGCTGGTGCACCTGGTGCTCTGGCTCGCGCCCCTCGGCGTTCTCGGCCTGGTGGCGGATCGCATCGGCAAGGCAGGCGGCGGGGCTGCCGTGTGGAGCGACCTCACCCGCCTGGCCTGGTACGGCGGCACGGTGGTGCTCGGCCTGGTGATCCACTCCGTGATCACGCTCCCGCTGATCCTGCGGATCTTCGCCGGCCGCAGCCCGACGCGTTTCGCGGCCGGGATGACCGACTCGCTGGTCACCGCGGTGGGCACGGGCTCGTCCGCGGCGACCATGCCGGTGACGATGCGCTGCCTCGTGGAGAACAACGGGATCTCCCGCAGGGCGGCGGACTTCGTGATCCCTCTCGGCACCACGATCAACATGAACGGCACCGCGCTCTACGAGGCGGTGGCGGCGATCTTCATCGCCCAGTCCCTGGGGATCGAGCTCTCGCTGATCCAGCAGGTGATCGTGCTCTTCACCGCGACGCTAGCGGCCGTCGGCGCCGCGGCGATCCCCGAGGCGGGCCTGGTCACGATGGTGCTCGTGCTGGGGGCGGTCGGGCTGCCGGCGGAAGGGATCGGCCTGATCCTCGCCATCGACTGGATCCTCGACCGCTTCCGCACCGGCGTGAACGTCTGGGGAGACGCGATCGGCGCCGGTCTCGTCGACAAGCGCCTCGCCACTTGGGGCGCCGCGGCCACGTCACCGGAGCCCGCAGGACCGACTACGTAA
- a CDS encoding helicase-related protein — protein MPKPHQLAVVQRVLSARSPRFVLADEVGLGKTIEAGMVYAAMAQTGLAKRVLIVTPAHLSVQWLAEMYHKFHSMFTLLDGERLAKEAEEDPRPAWWRFPKVVTSLELLARSEEHREAIGDPAGRWDLVIFDEAHHLTSPKAYEAAEAAADNTHGLLLLTATPLQLDPLEHFKLLSLVDPATPESFEEFEARLERQGDLSERLRELLKAKEPKAAARAAKAITKILPEDDALIEGASAIADGEEGASERFVSHLAEAYSISSRLIRNRRAMVGGLAPRRLVRHDVKLSADELAFRTAVNEKLAAGELKASGAALASLLKRLDSSPRAAAAALTAQKLPELAEQAKGLEGPSRDAKAKALLDLVKKVRKDEAGAKLLVFAEARETMEYVRDVLARGGIAAGVYHGDLPQLERDRQVARFRDPEGPPVLVSTEVGGEGRNFQFCHHLVNFDLAWSPAAIEQRIGRLDRIGQNHEVRIHCFRVEGTVGAKVFDLMADAVRVFDETVGGLDPVLERVESEVARQVATAKDLDEYQAKLAKRVAQAREEVRRAYDPLLDARSFDKDSVRKLVDRASARLGLDSLDGEELEESLWRVARELDERLEETVIDLARKVGIHADCEEHVDAFQCSFKIGSELAVDALPGFELEEDQAVLGSFWRDTAVVEEENDYFATGHPLVEALFAWIRDGEEGRASWLLSDAMRPATFGFAFTFLPAFPEAEDLAAGSKVPSRQAARYLHKQRFPVAVELARGSDRPRVRDELLEALEDPDGAPAPRGSSGNVLSAAVSAAFAAAKEEAEARLAVEKAAAIARLEADRDAAIGRLELAARRADDLELHALRAEARRISESLDTARRALEAIRLDLDQAAGLLPR, from the coding sequence ATGCCGAAGCCCCACCAGCTCGCGGTGGTCCAGCGGGTGCTCTCGGCTCGTTCGCCCCGGTTCGTCCTCGCGGACGAGGTGGGTCTGGGCAAGACGATCGAGGCCGGCATGGTCTACGCGGCCATGGCGCAGACGGGCCTCGCCAAGCGCGTGCTCATCGTCACGCCGGCCCATCTCTCGGTGCAGTGGCTCGCCGAGATGTATCACAAGTTTCACTCCATGTTTACGCTCCTGGACGGCGAGCGCCTCGCGAAGGAGGCCGAGGAGGATCCCCGTCCGGCGTGGTGGCGGTTCCCGAAGGTGGTCACCTCCCTCGAGCTCCTCGCCCGGAGCGAAGAGCACCGCGAGGCGATCGGCGATCCCGCTGGGCGCTGGGATCTCGTGATCTTCGACGAGGCCCACCACCTCACCTCGCCCAAGGCGTACGAGGCCGCGGAGGCGGCGGCGGACAACACCCACGGCCTGCTCCTGCTCACGGCGACGCCGCTCCAGCTCGACCCCCTCGAGCACTTCAAGCTGCTCTCCCTCGTGGATCCGGCGACGCCGGAGAGCTTCGAGGAGTTCGAGGCGCGGCTCGAGCGTCAGGGTGATCTATCCGAGAGGCTGCGCGAGCTGCTGAAGGCGAAGGAGCCGAAGGCGGCGGCCCGGGCGGCCAAGGCGATCACGAAGATCCTCCCGGAGGACGACGCCCTCATCGAAGGGGCGAGCGCGATCGCCGACGGCGAGGAAGGGGCGTCGGAGCGCTTCGTCTCCCACCTCGCCGAGGCATATTCGATCTCGTCGCGGCTGATCCGCAACCGGCGCGCGATGGTGGGCGGCCTCGCGCCCCGCCGCCTGGTGCGGCACGACGTGAAGCTCTCTGCCGACGAGCTCGCCTTCCGCACGGCGGTGAACGAAAAGCTGGCCGCCGGCGAGCTGAAGGCCTCCGGCGCCGCGCTCGCGTCGCTCCTCAAGCGCCTCGACTCCTCGCCTCGGGCCGCAGCCGCCGCGCTGACCGCCCAGAAGCTGCCGGAGCTGGCGGAGCAGGCGAAGGGCCTCGAGGGGCCGTCCCGGGACGCCAAGGCGAAGGCGCTGCTCGACCTGGTGAAGAAGGTCCGCAAGGACGAGGCCGGAGCCAAGCTCCTCGTCTTCGCGGAGGCGCGGGAGACGATGGAGTACGTGCGCGACGTCCTCGCCCGCGGCGGGATCGCGGCCGGCGTCTACCACGGCGATCTCCCGCAGCTCGAGCGCGACCGGCAGGTGGCGCGCTTCCGGGATCCCGAGGGACCGCCCGTGCTCGTCTCCACCGAGGTGGGCGGCGAGGGCCGCAACTTCCAGTTCTGCCACCACCTGGTGAACTTCGACCTCGCGTGGAGCCCCGCGGCGATCGAGCAGCGGATCGGCCGCCTCGATCGAATCGGCCAGAACCACGAGGTGCGGATCCACTGTTTCCGAGTCGAAGGCACCGTGGGTGCGAAGGTCTTCGACCTAATGGCGGACGCGGTGCGGGTCTTCGACGAGACCGTCGGCGGCCTGGATCCGGTGCTCGAGAGGGTGGAGTCCGAGGTGGCCCGCCAGGTGGCGACGGCGAAGGACCTCGACGAGTACCAGGCGAAGCTCGCGAAGCGGGTGGCGCAGGCGCGCGAAGAGGTGCGCCGCGCGTACGACCCGCTCCTCGACGCCCGCTCCTTCGACAAGGACTCGGTGCGGAAGCTGGTGGATCGCGCCTCGGCGCGCCTCGGCCTCGACTCCCTCGACGGCGAGGAGCTCGAGGAGTCGCTGTGGCGCGTGGCCCGAGAGCTCGACGAGCGCCTCGAGGAGACGGTGATCGATCTCGCCCGCAAGGTCGGGATCCACGCCGACTGCGAGGAGCACGTCGACGCCTTCCAGTGCAGCTTCAAGATCGGCAGCGAGCTCGCGGTGGACGCGCTCCCGGGCTTCGAGCTCGAGGAGGACCAGGCGGTCCTCGGCAGCTTCTGGCGCGACACGGCGGTGGTCGAGGAGGAGAACGACTACTTCGCCACGGGGCATCCGCTGGTGGAGGCGCTCTTCGCCTGGATCCGCGACGGCGAGGAGGGGCGCGCTTCCTGGCTGCTTTCGGACGCGATGCGGCCGGCCACCTTCGGATTTGCGTTCACCTTCCTGCCGGCCTTCCCCGAGGCCGAGGATCTCGCGGCGGGCTCGAAGGTCCCGTCGCGCCAGGCCGCGCGCTACCTCCACAAGCAGCGCTTCCCGGTGGCGGTGGAGCTGGCCCGCGGCAGCGACAGGCCGAGGGTGCGGGACGAGCTCCTCGAGGCGCTGGAGGATCCGGACGGCGCGCCGGCGCCGCGGGGCTCGAGCGGAAACGTCCTGTCGGCGGCGGTGTCGGCGGCCTTCGCCGCGGCGAAGGAGGAGGCCGAGGCGAGGCTCGCGGTCGAGAAGGCGGCGGCCATCGCGCGCCTCGAGGCGGATCGCGACGCGGCCATCGGCAGGCTCGAGCTCGCGGCTCGCCGTGCGGACGATCTGGAGCTCCACGCGCTACGGGCGGAGGCACGGCGGATCTCCGAGTCGCTGGACACGGCGCGGAGGGCCCTCGAGGCGATCCGCCTCGACCTCGACCAGGCGGCGGGGCTCCTGCCCCGCTGA